In the Mya arenaria isolate MELC-2E11 chromosome 11, ASM2691426v1 genome, one interval contains:
- the LOC128208811 gene encoding uncharacterized protein LOC128208811 yields the protein MSRYSNDSSGVGAAMGSGSYMYPAERDHGDHRIEAQKQDQVSLQRSKEASKQMLYGVFCNVIAILEEFEQRERPDWCTPLESSRLKISDQSRKSNEDIKHILETQLLLFEKQSNSCPAEVRNEVVDELKKRVLQWAGFRADEKCDGQSTDIYVAQLYEILVRGKSDHNCYHRPSPEVSERTIQETLPYIMSGKHDQMELDREFKDNRAKTATCPYTRRSRNISGGADRIVHTIPNMKHEVLSDLERLSRECQVDMK from the exons ATGAGCAG GTATTCAAATGATTCCAGCGGTGTTGGGGCAGCCATGGGAAGTGGCTCTTACATGTATCCAGCAGAAAGGGATCATGGTGACCATCGAATTGAAGCACAGAAACAGgatcaagtttcattgcaacgTTCGAAAGAAG CCAGTAAGCAAATGCTGTACGGTGTATTTTGCAACGTTATTGCCATATTAGAGGAATTTGAGCAACGAGAGCGACCTGACTGGTGCACACCTCTAGAATCGTCCCGGCTGAAAATATCTGACCAAAGCAGAAAGTCAaatgaagat ATTAAGCACATTCTTGAGACCCAGCTCCTGCTGTTTGAAAAACAGTCAAACTCCTGCCCGGCGGAAGTGAGAAACGAAGTTGTCGACGAGTTGAAGAAAAGAGTGCTGCAGTGGGCTGGTTTCCGCGCAGATGAGAAGTGTGATGGACAATCAACTGATATCTACGTGGCACAACTCTATGAAATACTAGTTCGCGGAAAGTCTGACCACAACTGCTATCATCGCCCAAG TCCCGAGGTTTCCGAACGCACTATTCAAGAAACTTTGCCGTACATTATGAGTGGCAAACATGACCAAATGGAACTGGACAGAGAATTTAAAGACAATCGAGCAAAGACAGCGACATGCCCATACACTCGTCGCTCAAGGAACATTTCTGGTG GCGCCGACCGGATTGTGCATACAATTCCAAACATGAAGCATGAAGTTCTGAGCGATTTAGAGCGCCTAAGTCGCGAGTGTCAagttgatatgaaataa